A stretch of the Pseudobdellovibrionaceae bacterium genome encodes the following:
- a CDS encoding endonuclease/exonuclease/phosphatase family protein encodes MGRRIRVISYNIHKGFCTFNRFTLHRIKEAIRETGADLCFLQEVVGQNQKFASNITNWPSEAQFEFLADTIWPHYKYGQNAVFPERHHGNALLSKYPILMSENISLSTNRFEQRGLLHCQLHLPAEDGYPETRLDVLNTHLNLLHSSRLIQTQRIITWAKTRVAAESPLILAGDFNDWQGSLSPLFSQGLELRESFLTHRGEHARSFPSHFPLMTLDRIYMRGLTITSTSVLNALPWIELSDHLPLFVEFELPG; translated from the coding sequence GTGGGCCGCCGGATTCGAGTGATCAGCTACAACATCCATAAAGGTTTTTGCACCTTCAATCGCTTCACGCTCCACCGGATCAAAGAGGCGATCCGTGAAACCGGCGCGGATCTTTGCTTTCTGCAAGAGGTCGTCGGGCAGAATCAAAAATTCGCGTCGAACATCACGAATTGGCCGTCCGAGGCGCAATTCGAGTTTTTGGCGGACACCATTTGGCCGCACTACAAATACGGTCAGAACGCGGTCTTCCCCGAGCGCCATCACGGGAATGCGCTGCTTTCCAAATATCCGATCTTGATGTCCGAAAATATCTCGCTGAGTACAAACCGCTTCGAGCAGCGCGGTCTGCTGCACTGTCAACTGCATCTGCCCGCCGAGGACGGTTATCCCGAAACGCGATTGGATGTCCTGAACACGCATTTGAACCTCTTGCACTCGTCACGCCTCATCCAAACTCAGCGAATCATCACTTGGGCGAAAACCCGCGTGGCGGCGGAATCACCGCTGATCCTGGCCGGCGATTTCAACGACTGGCAGGGCTCGCTTTCGCCGCTGTTCTCGCAAGGACTCGAACTTCGCGAAAGCTTCCTGACCCATCGGGGCGAACACGCGCGCAGTTTCCCCAGCCACTTTCCCCTGATGACCCTGGACCGCATCTACATGCGGGGGTTGACGATCACCTCGACCTCGGTCCTGAACGCGCTTCCCTGGATCGAACTTTCCGATCACTTACCGCTCTTCGTGGAGTTCGAGCTGCCGGGTTAG
- a CDS encoding phosphatidylserine/phosphatidylglycerophosphate/cardiolipin synthase family protein: protein MHPVNSTTTVFPLNDVRFFFTGDAYFDAVIEAIEQANEEILVEVYIYDWDQIGQRLIQALAAARERKVDVHLMVDGVGSISAIERLQASCEKARIDFRVYHPPLFFSRLMFRPEKAPLSRKMRAFFTRLMTLLFYANKRNHRKTVIVDARMAFLGSFNVTDVHSARAVKERAWRDTGVRLTATLPTLKPLIAAFQRAWIRSRDLDQPRWRFRRRIRRERRPPLGIFRLNDTLRRRMRITRDLRKRLRKAERRILITNAYFLPRPSLLRILRAAARRGVFVGLVLPAKTDVWMVREAGRTMLRKLIRDGVHVFEYEPVVLHAKTMVIDDWAMVGSHNLNYRSLIHDLEVDVTFAQPEHVEPLVAQWDLDVRSSQALTLRDLDSDSALRRLVGRLVYLVRYWM, encoded by the coding sequence ATGCATCCTGTGAACTCCACGACGACCGTCTTCCCGCTCAACGATGTCCGTTTTTTCTTCACCGGCGACGCCTATTTCGACGCCGTCATCGAGGCCATCGAACAAGCGAACGAAGAGATTCTGGTCGAGGTTTACATTTACGATTGGGACCAGATCGGACAGCGCCTGATTCAAGCGCTCGCGGCCGCACGCGAACGGAAAGTCGACGTGCATTTGATGGTCGATGGCGTGGGTTCGATTTCGGCGATCGAGCGTCTGCAAGCCTCCTGCGAGAAGGCACGGATCGACTTCCGCGTGTACCACCCGCCGCTGTTCTTCTCGCGTTTGATGTTCCGTCCCGAGAAGGCGCCGCTCAGCCGGAAGATGCGCGCCTTTTTCACGCGTCTGATGACGCTTTTGTTTTATGCCAACAAACGCAATCACCGCAAAACCGTCATCGTCGATGCGCGTATGGCTTTTCTGGGAAGTTTCAACGTGACCGACGTCCACTCGGCCCGTGCGGTGAAGGAACGGGCGTGGCGCGACACGGGCGTGCGCCTGACGGCGACCCTGCCGACGCTGAAACCGCTGATCGCCGCCTTCCAGCGCGCCTGGATCCGGTCGCGCGATCTCGATCAACCCCGCTGGCGCTTTCGCCGCCGGATTCGTCGCGAACGCCGGCCCCCGCTGGGAATTTTTCGCCTGAACGATACGCTTCGTCGCCGCATGCGCATCACGCGCGATCTCCGCAAACGTCTACGCAAAGCCGAACGCCGCATTCTGATCACGAATGCGTACTTTTTGCCGCGGCCGTCACTCTTACGTATCCTGCGCGCGGCCGCGCGCCGCGGGGTATTCGTGGGACTCGTTTTGCCCGCGAAGACCGACGTCTGGATGGTGCGCGAAGCCGGCCGCACGATGCTGCGCAAACTGATTCGGGACGGCGTTCATGTCTTCGAATATGAACCCGTCGTCCTGCACGCGAAAACCATGGTCATCGACGACTGGGCGATGGTGGGCTCGCACAACTTGAATTACCGCTCGCTGATTCACGATCTGGAAGTCGACGTCACGTTCGCGCAACCGGAGCACGTCGAGCCCCTCGTGGCACAATGGGACCTGGACGTGCGTTCGTCCCAGGCCTTGACGCTCAGGGATCTCGACTCGGACAGCGCCCTGCGCCGCCTTGTCGGACGCCTGGTTTATCTCGTACGCTATTGGATGTAG
- a CDS encoding response regulator: MASQGPVVLILEDDDSLCTALVSFLKKKGIEAVATANAEEARRLLRANRIQVMMVDCLLPGENGVDFVQSLRKEFPPTLLDVVLMSGIFIEPQFIKDSIRQTQSSAFLKKPFELDDLLPYLSKLNVQTEAASPRKTLYQAFGNSALTDRDKKKILESLDDIHGFDLPFIYNFLIHSKISGHLNVVDERENVFGITFADGVIVGVDLADRDTFLGKLLIESGYILPEDLELVLNMKSSKRIGEKLIHNHLLSPHGFEIVLANQMSIRLSRTILDSPVKVNFVASEIEMMTPHVDGERLERFIHDWVAAKLTAEWLKAHFTPFGNSMVQKGPEFRLQHPSFMMPLVSNLERLVDVLLTGATLNEILDKRIYPEETLLKALHFLMCTGTLVLRERPRVRNVEDQKKHLKNIHHQLAGKNTVEAYELMVRMTTSNEQNPDLVFQEFVALLGAPPSSAQRDQVSIYNDIKNVAKAAFDAVKSGSHAKIKDELMRDDMEKKLKASQFFDQARGMLEKSQFGAALSALEKVEKLDPKFDKIRLHLVWARLGNIDNSPNKSAGFKTVDNDLMMVEPEDKFDALYSFVMGLYAKARGDYPGAKRSFEKAVAMDSGLIAARRELAVIATLNKPKQDVFNQDLKTLVGSLFKKK; the protein is encoded by the coding sequence GTGGCGAGTCAGGGTCCCGTGGTACTTATTCTTGAAGACGATGATTCGCTGTGCACGGCGCTCGTCTCGTTCCTGAAGAAAAAGGGAATCGAGGCCGTCGCCACCGCGAATGCCGAAGAGGCACGCCGTCTTCTCCGCGCGAACCGTATCCAAGTCATGATGGTCGACTGCCTCTTGCCCGGCGAGAACGGTGTCGACTTCGTGCAAAGCCTGCGCAAGGAATTTCCGCCCACGCTCCTCGATGTCGTGTTGATGAGCGGAATTTTCATCGAGCCCCAATTCATCAAAGATTCGATCCGCCAGACGCAGTCTTCGGCGTTTCTGAAAAAACCCTTCGAGCTCGATGACTTGCTCCCGTACCTGTCGAAGCTCAACGTGCAGACGGAAGCCGCTTCCCCCCGCAAGACGCTTTACCAAGCTTTCGGGAATAGCGCGCTCACGGACCGCGATAAAAAGAAGATCTTGGAGAGCCTGGACGACATCCACGGTTTCGATCTTCCGTTCATCTACAATTTTCTCATCCATTCGAAAATTTCGGGTCACCTGAACGTCGTCGACGAGCGCGAGAACGTTTTCGGCATCACCTTCGCGGACGGCGTGATCGTCGGCGTGGATCTGGCCGATCGCGATACTTTCCTGGGTAAACTTCTGATCGAATCGGGTTATATCCTGCCCGAGGATCTCGAGCTCGTACTGAACATGAAGAGCTCAAAACGGATCGGTGAAAAACTGATCCACAATCATCTGCTGAGCCCGCACGGTTTCGAGATCGTCCTGGCCAACCAGATGTCCATCCGGCTTTCGCGCACGATCTTGGATTCACCGGTGAAGGTGAACTTCGTGGCCAGCGAAATCGAGATGATGACTCCCCACGTGGACGGTGAACGTCTTGAGCGTTTCATTCACGACTGGGTCGCGGCGAAGCTGACCGCGGAATGGCTGAAAGCGCATTTCACGCCTTTCGGTAATTCGATGGTCCAAAAGGGGCCGGAGTTTCGTTTGCAGCATCCTTCCTTCATGATGCCGCTGGTTTCGAATCTTGAACGTCTGGTGGACGTGCTTTTGACGGGCGCGACCTTGAACGAAATCCTCGACAAGCGGATCTATCCCGAAGAAACGTTGCTGAAGGCGCTGCACTTTTTGATGTGCACGGGAACGCTGGTCTTGCGTGAGCGCCCGCGTGTGCGCAACGTGGAAGATCAGAAGAAGCATTTGAAGAACATCCATCACCAGCTGGCGGGTAAAAATACCGTCGAAGCTTACGAGTTGATGGTGCGGATGACCACGTCCAATGAGCAGAACCCCGATCTGGTTTTCCAAGAGTTCGTGGCGCTTTTGGGCGCGCCGCCCAGCTCGGCCCAGCGGGATCAGGTTTCGATTTATAACGACATTAAGAATGTCGCGAAGGCCGCGTTCGACGCCGTGAAGTCGGGATCGCACGCGAAGATCAAAGATGAGCTCATGCGCGACGATATGGAGAAGAAGCTGAAGGCTTCGCAGTTCTTCGATCAGGCGCGCGGCATGCTCGAAAAATCGCAATTCGGCGCGGCGCTTTCGGCGCTCGAGAAGGTCGAAAAGCTGGATCCCAAATTCGATAAGATCCGTTTGCACTTGGTGTGGGCGCGGCTGGGAAATATCGACAACTCACCCAACAAGTCCGCCGGTTTCAAGACGGTGGATAACGATTTGATGATGGTCGAACCCGAAGACAAATTCGACGCGCTTTACAGCTTCGTGATGGGGCTGTACGCCAAAGCGCGTGGCGACTATCCGGGCGCGAAGCGCAGCTTCGAAAAAGCCGTGGCGATGGACTCCGGTCTGATCGCGGCTCGCCGTGAGCTGGCCGTCATCGCCACGCTCAACAAACCCAAGCAAGACGTTTTCAATCAAGATCTGAAGACGCTCGTGGGTTCTCTTTTTAAGAAAAAGTAG
- a CDS encoding Fe3+-siderophores ABC transporter protein has product MSLVPSLTETLAECGVNLVGRTRFCVHPEAAMKAIPALGGTKDLDEAKLALLQPDLLVVDREENLPWMAERAPCRVFVSHAVSVDGMGAELRRLAAEFAAADASRAALEDLARRYETVAAAPNARWDDARIPGTIETLQAGDATRLEYIIWKKPWMKIGPGTYIHSVLMKLGADARLPDTGDKYPKFEMNELPAGTRLLFSSEPFPFAKVKEELRTLGRPAVLVDGEGYSWFGIRGLRFLESALRK; this is encoded by the coding sequence GTGAGCCTCGTCCCTTCATTGACGGAAACTTTGGCCGAGTGTGGCGTGAATCTCGTCGGGCGCACGCGCTTTTGCGTGCATCCGGAAGCGGCGATGAAGGCCATTCCGGCCCTCGGCGGCACGAAGGATCTCGACGAAGCGAAACTCGCCCTTCTGCAGCCGGATTTACTCGTCGTCGACCGCGAAGAGAATCTGCCGTGGATGGCCGAGCGCGCGCCCTGCCGGGTCTTCGTCAGCCATGCGGTTTCGGTCGACGGCATGGGCGCGGAGCTCCGCCGTTTGGCCGCCGAGTTCGCGGCCGCGGACGCCTCGCGCGCCGCGCTCGAAGATCTCGCCCGTCGTTACGAAACGGTGGCGGCGGCCCCGAACGCGCGCTGGGACGACGCCCGGATTCCGGGCACGATCGAAACCTTGCAGGCGGGGGACGCCACACGTTTGGAATACATCATTTGGAAAAAACCATGGATGAAGATCGGCCCGGGCACCTACATCCACTCGGTCCTTATGAAGCTGGGGGCGGACGCCAGGCTTCCCGACACGGGGGACAAATATCCGAAATTCGAGATGAATGAACTCCCCGCAGGAACGCGGCTTCTGTTCAGCTCCGAGCCTTTCCCTTTCGCGAAGGTGAAAGAGGAACTCCGCACGTTGGGGCGACCGGCGGTGCTCGTGGACGGAGAGGGCTATTCGTGGTTCGGGATTCGTGGTCTGCGCTTTCTGGAAAGCGCGCTCCGGAAATGA